From one Nonomuraea polychroma genomic stretch:
- a CDS encoding MFS transporter, with amino-acid sequence MTTTSPELAAPSRSRIAAASLIGTAIEFYDFYIYGTAAALVLNTAFFPGMDPVAATLASFSTFAVAFVSRPLGSAVFGHWGDRIGRKSMLVVSLLVMGLSTVAIGLLPGYAAIGVVAPVLLVLLRFTQGIGLGGEWGGAALLATEHAPPGKRGLYAMFPQLGPSVGFIVANGLFLILGEVLSDAEFDGWGWRLPFVASLLLVIVGLYVRLKISETPVFQAAMDQRRIAKVPFAGLMRHQWRRVLLGAGAMTIAYTLFYTATTYCLAYGTETLKIPRTTMLALTMIGVLFMAAGTVASAMVSDRLGRRRTLITGTALATGWGLVMFPLMETASVVLVGLALAGALGLMGLIFGPMGAYLPELFKTEYRYSGASVAYSLGGVLGGAVPPLVATSMQASGLGVMAIGGYVSAMALLSLLCLLALPETGEQTL; translated from the coding sequence ATGACGACGACCTCCCCCGAGCTCGCGGCGCCGAGCCGATCCAGGATCGCGGCCGCGAGCCTCATCGGCACCGCGATCGAGTTCTACGACTTCTACATCTACGGCACCGCCGCGGCCCTGGTGCTCAACACGGCGTTCTTCCCCGGCATGGATCCGGTGGCGGCCACCCTGGCGTCGTTCTCGACGTTCGCCGTGGCGTTCGTGTCGCGGCCGCTCGGCTCGGCGGTGTTCGGGCACTGGGGCGACCGGATCGGGCGGAAGTCCATGCTGGTCGTGTCGCTGCTGGTGATGGGGCTGTCGACGGTCGCCATCGGGCTGCTGCCCGGGTATGCGGCCATCGGCGTCGTGGCGCCCGTGCTGCTGGTGCTGCTGCGCTTCACGCAGGGCATCGGGCTCGGCGGCGAATGGGGCGGCGCGGCGCTGCTGGCCACCGAGCACGCGCCGCCGGGCAAGCGCGGCCTCTACGCGATGTTCCCCCAGCTCGGGCCGTCGGTCGGGTTCATCGTGGCCAACGGGCTGTTCCTCATTCTCGGTGAGGTGCTCAGCGACGCGGAGTTCGACGGGTGGGGGTGGCGGCTGCCGTTCGTGGCGAGCCTGCTGCTCGTGATCGTCGGCCTGTACGTGCGGCTGAAGATCTCCGAGACGCCGGTCTTCCAAGCGGCCATGGACCAGCGGCGCATCGCCAAGGTGCCGTTCGCCGGGCTCATGCGGCACCAGTGGCGGCGGGTGCTGCTCGGCGCCGGGGCCATGACGATCGCGTACACGTTGTTCTACACCGCCACCACCTACTGCCTGGCGTACGGCACCGAGACCCTGAAGATCCCGCGGACCACGATGCTGGCGCTGACCATGATCGGAGTGCTGTTCATGGCGGCGGGCACCGTGGCCTCCGCGATGGTCTCCGACCGGCTGGGCCGCCGCCGTACCCTGATCACCGGCACGGCGCTGGCCACCGGGTGGGGGCTGGTGATGTTCCCGCTCATGGAGACCGCGTCAGTGGTGCTGGTCGGGCTGGCGCTGGCAGGCGCGCTCGGCCTGATGGGATTGATCTTCGGGCCGATGGGGGCGTACCTGCCCGAGCTCTTCAAGACCGAATACCGCTACAGCGGCGCCTCCGTGGCCTACAGCCTCGGCGGGGTGCTCGGCGGCGCGGTCCCGCCGCTGGTCGCCACCAGCATGCAGGCGAGCGGGCTCGGGGTGATGGCGATCGGCGGGTACGTGTCGGCGATGGCGCTGCTGAGCCTGCTCTGCCTGCTGGCGTTGCCGGAGACCGGCGAGCAGACGCTCTAG
- a CDS encoding NAD-dependent epimerase/dehydratase family protein: protein MRVVVTGAHGKVGRAAVKALMEAGHEVTAVDLTRPVWERPEPGEPHYLQADLTDAGQAFAVVRGADAVVHAAALPDPTHNPPQVVFQNNLMSTFNLIEAAVRFGVPRFVNISSETVPGFFFPERKFLPDYAPMDEDHPIRPQDPYALAKHFGEQLMDAAVRRSDIRCISLRPSWVQHEGNYERNLGPIVRDSSLAGAGLWSYIDVYDLADAIVLAVESRLPGHEVFYIASPDNVGGHDFAAVLRQYFGDQIELRPLARPDASGISCAKAHRMLGWNPKRSWRDYLDDDGRARQR, encoded by the coding sequence ATGCGCGTCGTCGTCACAGGAGCCCACGGCAAGGTCGGGCGTGCGGCCGTCAAGGCGTTGATGGAGGCCGGTCACGAGGTGACCGCCGTCGACCTGACCCGCCCGGTCTGGGAGCGGCCCGAGCCGGGTGAGCCGCACTACCTGCAAGCCGACCTGACCGATGCGGGACAGGCGTTCGCCGTGGTCCGCGGGGCCGATGCGGTGGTGCACGCGGCCGCCCTCCCGGACCCGACGCACAACCCGCCGCAGGTGGTGTTCCAGAACAACCTGATGTCGACGTTCAACCTGATCGAGGCGGCGGTGCGGTTCGGGGTGCCGCGGTTCGTCAACATCTCCAGCGAGACCGTCCCGGGGTTCTTCTTCCCCGAGCGGAAGTTCCTGCCGGACTACGCGCCGATGGACGAGGATCATCCGATCCGGCCGCAGGACCCGTACGCGCTGGCCAAACACTTCGGCGAGCAGCTCATGGACGCCGCCGTCCGCCGCTCCGACATCAGGTGCATCTCGTTGCGGCCGAGCTGGGTCCAGCACGAGGGCAACTACGAGCGCAACCTCGGCCCGATCGTCCGCGATTCCTCGCTCGCCGGTGCGGGCCTGTGGAGCTACATCGACGTGTACGACCTCGCGGACGCCATCGTCCTGGCCGTCGAGTCGCGGTTGCCCGGCCACGAGGTGTTCTACATCGCCTCGCCGGACAACGTGGGCGGGCACGACTTCGCCGCGGTGTTGCGGCAGTACTTCGGCGACCAGATCGAGCTGCGGCCGCTCGCCCGGCCGGACGCGTCGGGCATCTCGTGCGCGAAGGCCCACCGCATGCTGGGCTGGAACCCGAAGCGGTCGTGGCGCGACTACCTGGACGACGACGGGCGCGCCCGTCAGCGGTGA
- a CDS encoding dihydrofolate reductase family protein, producing MAQRPYVVVHVGMSVDGATTGFQPDVARFYQLAQTWTEDLTLAGADTILAQEEALAQAEGPGPAEGGPLLAVVDGRGRVTQWEALRDAGHWSDVVALHCASTPERPPGRQVRELVTGADRVDLAEALRALGRDDGVRVVRVDSGGGLTGALMTAGLVDEISLLVHPCLAGERATRFWYGSAPAAAPLILATAQSLPDGLVWLRYHR from the coding sequence ATGGCGCAACGTCCGTATGTGGTGGTGCACGTGGGCATGTCCGTCGACGGAGCGACCACCGGGTTCCAGCCCGACGTGGCGAGGTTCTACCAGCTGGCCCAGACGTGGACGGAAGACCTCACCCTGGCCGGCGCCGACACCATCCTCGCCCAGGAGGAAGCTCTGGCGCAGGCCGAGGGGCCCGGCCCCGCCGAGGGCGGTCCGCTGCTGGCCGTCGTGGACGGCCGCGGCCGCGTCACCCAGTGGGAGGCGCTGCGTGACGCCGGCCACTGGTCCGACGTCGTCGCCCTGCACTGCGCGAGCACTCCTGAGCGTCCGCCCGGGCGGCAGGTGCGCGAGCTCGTCACCGGCGCCGACCGCGTCGACCTCGCCGAAGCCCTGCGGGCGCTGGGCCGGGACGACGGGGTCAGGGTGGTGCGCGTGGACAGCGGCGGCGGGCTCACCGGCGCGCTGATGACCGCCGGGCTGGTGGACGAGATCAGCCTGCTCGTCCACCCGTGCCTGGCCGGCGAACGGGCCACCCGCTTCTGGTACGGCTCCGCGCCGGCCGCCGCGCCGCTCATCCTCGCCACCGCCCAGAGCCTGCCCGACGGCTTGGTGTGGCTGCGCTATCACCGCTGA
- a CDS encoding HAD family hydrolase, translated as MPVDLVIFDCDGVLVDSEPISVRVGTAALRRLGWTIDEAAYAERFVGCTNEYWAEQVGEVPPGWREQVNAEYAAAIKAELCAVEGIEAALDRLTVPSCVASNGRHTTIRRSLEITGLTERFAGRVFSAEDVAEGKPAPDLFLHAAATMGVTPERCVVVEDSPFGVMAAVSAGMRCLAYAGGLTPVTRLTGLGATALFHDAATLPDLISSLD; from the coding sequence TTGCCTGTCGATCTGGTGATCTTCGACTGCGACGGGGTGCTCGTGGACAGCGAGCCCATCTCCGTACGGGTGGGCACGGCCGCGCTGCGCCGCCTCGGCTGGACGATCGACGAGGCGGCGTACGCCGAGCGGTTCGTGGGCTGCACCAACGAATACTGGGCCGAGCAGGTCGGCGAGGTGCCGCCGGGGTGGCGGGAGCAGGTCAACGCCGAGTATGCCGCCGCGATCAAGGCCGAGCTGTGCGCCGTCGAGGGCATCGAGGCGGCGCTCGACCGGCTGACCGTGCCCAGCTGCGTGGCCTCCAACGGCCGGCACACCACGATCCGCCGCAGCCTGGAGATCACAGGGCTGACGGAGCGGTTCGCGGGGCGGGTGTTCAGCGCCGAGGACGTGGCCGAGGGCAAGCCGGCGCCCGACCTTTTCCTGCACGCCGCCGCCACGATGGGGGTGACGCCCGAGCGGTGCGTGGTGGTGGAGGACAGCCCGTTCGGCGTGATGGCGGCGGTGAGCGCGGGCATGCGCTGCCTGGCGTACGCCGGCGGCCTGACCCCGGTCACCCGCCTGACCGGCCTGGGCGCGACCGCCCTCTTCCACGACGCCGCCACGCTGCCGGACCTGATCAGCTCCCTGGATTGA
- a CDS encoding NAD(P)/FAD-dependent oxidoreductase — MSKHILIVGGGYVGMYTAMGLRKLIRSGEATVTVVDPRGYMTYQPFLAEAVGGTVEPRHVVASLSRVLKGVRVLTGRVTRVDHAARSAEFQPVQGPARTIGYDILVMAAGSITRTLPIPGLAEHAAGFKTVGEAVHLRNHVLAQLAAAASTDDERTRRRALAFVVVGGGFSGVEALAEMQGLADEVTRYYDGIEPADLSWTLVEATGRILPELHEDLGRWTADALRKRGVDVRLGTRLESAAGGVAVLSDGASLDAGTLVWAAGGRPNPLAAASGLPVDRLGRIAATEYLTVAGIEDAFAAGDGAAVPDLTRPGEFTAPNAQHAVRQAKLLGRNLVAYVRGRRLKAYRHAYLGSVAGLGHHQGVAQVYRLRLTGFLGWLAHRAYHLAWVPTFHHKARVLTDWGLSMIFRREAVQLQAIEHADEEFRAALTADLPRAA, encoded by the coding sequence ATGAGCAAACACATTCTGATCGTCGGTGGCGGATATGTCGGCATGTACACCGCTATGGGACTGCGTAAGCTGATCCGCTCGGGTGAGGCGACCGTGACCGTGGTGGACCCGCGCGGCTATATGACGTACCAGCCGTTCCTGGCCGAAGCCGTCGGCGGGACGGTCGAGCCGCGCCACGTGGTCGCGTCCCTGAGCCGGGTGCTCAAGGGTGTGCGGGTGCTGACCGGGCGGGTCACGCGAGTGGACCACGCGGCGCGCAGCGCCGAGTTCCAGCCGGTGCAGGGGCCCGCCAGGACCATCGGGTACGACATTCTCGTGATGGCGGCCGGGTCGATCACCCGTACGCTGCCGATCCCCGGGCTGGCCGAGCACGCGGCCGGCTTCAAGACCGTCGGCGAGGCCGTGCACCTGCGCAACCACGTCCTGGCCCAGCTCGCCGCGGCGGCCTCGACGGACGACGAGCGAACGCGGCGGAGGGCGCTGGCGTTCGTGGTGGTCGGCGGCGGGTTCTCCGGGGTCGAGGCGTTGGCCGAGATGCAGGGTCTGGCCGACGAGGTCACCCGCTACTACGACGGCATCGAGCCCGCCGACCTGAGCTGGACGCTGGTCGAGGCCACCGGGCGGATCCTGCCCGAGCTGCACGAGGACCTCGGGCGCTGGACCGCCGACGCGTTGCGCAAGCGCGGCGTCGACGTCCGGCTCGGCACCCGGCTGGAGTCGGCCGCAGGCGGGGTGGCGGTGCTCAGCGACGGGGCCTCGCTGGACGCCGGCACGCTGGTGTGGGCCGCGGGCGGCCGGCCCAACCCGCTGGCGGCGGCCAGCGGGCTGCCGGTGGACCGGCTCGGGCGCATCGCGGCCACCGAATACCTGACGGTGGCGGGGATCGAGGACGCCTTCGCGGCCGGCGACGGCGCGGCGGTGCCCGACCTGACGCGGCCGGGCGAGTTCACCGCGCCCAACGCCCAGCACGCAGTCCGGCAGGCCAAGCTGCTCGGGCGGAACCTCGTCGCCTATGTCAGGGGGCGGCGGCTCAAGGCGTACCGTCACGCCTATCTCGGGTCGGTCGCCGGGCTCGGGCACCACCAAGGGGTCGCGCAGGTGTATCGGCTGCGGTTGACCGGGTTCCTTGGGTGGCTGGCGCATCGGGCGTACCACCTGGCGTGGGTGCCGACGTTCCACCACAAGGCCCGGGTGCTGACGGACTGGGGGCTGTCGATGATCTTCCGGCGGGAGGCGGTGCAACTGCAGGCCATCGAGCACGCCGACGAGGAGTTCCGTGCCGCCCTGACCGCCGACCTGCCGCGGGCGGCCTGA